The window GCTTGGAACTCGTAATCATAGTTACATGTATTACATTGGGTAAATATAGTCTGAGCCTGAACACTCAACGAGAAAAAGGCTCCAACTACTAATGAACCAAAGGATAAAATCTTCACAAACTACTCCATTATTAAGATTTTTATTTTAATGAAAAGCGCATGAAAAGCGCATGAAAAGCGCATGAAAAGCGCATGAAAAGCGCAAAATGAAATTAACTCACAGAAACTTAGAAATCAATACGTTTATTACTGAAATCTGATTCTAAAACACATGTAGGCTTCCACTTGGGACTAAGTTATAATTGGGCTAGATAAATTCACGGACTCCTGTTGTGCCAAACCCTGAAAAAACAAAGCAATTAACACTATGGCAATTAACCGCCTATAGTGCTGCCCTGATTGAACGTATGCTTCCTAATTATCAAATGTTTAGTGAAGCTTCTGAATTTGGCGATGCTAAATTACTTCGCAATCAGTTAGATTTGGTTTGGCAACGCCTGGCACAGCCACAGTTCAAATTGAATTTTACGGTGCAGCTGGAAAAGCTTGAAGAAGTCATACCTAACGTCGAAGACTTCGATTTTTTCGGCGTCTATCCGGCACTGGATACCTGCATGGCAATTGGTTCTCTATTACAAGGGATGCAGGATAAAGATTTCGCAACGCTCAACAATGTAGCTCTGCTATCAAAAGGCAGCGTCAGTTATTATCTGGAATTGATGTTGGCTGAAGAGCAGGCCATGGAAAATCCAAATGCTGATGATCAGATTGTGATTCAACAAGCGGATGTTGAAGCTCACCCGTTAATGCAATGGGAAATGGAAACCCAGCAGGAACTGTTGGATTTCGCCCTTAACGCTAAAGAAAATAAAGAATCATGCCAACGCTTTAAATCCATGGCACTGAGCGAAGGTATGTCCAATTTAGGGATTGAGATTTAACCCTTTATCACTTCCTGTGCTCACCTTTTAAACGAACGACTATACTTGCAAAAAAGCTCTGGTCGAAAATTTAAAAGGTGACTCATGACCTCTCATCACACCTACAAGAAAGTTGAACTGGTTGGCTCTTCGCCCAACAGCATTGAAGAAGCTATCGAAAATGCCCTGGAAGAAGCATCAAAAACGATTCGCAATATGAATTGGTTTGAGGTGGTTGAAACCCGTGGGCATATTGTTGATGGCAAGGTTGCCCACTATCAGGTTACCTTGAAAGTAGGCTTTCGAATTCAGTACAGCTGATACACGTTAACACATACAAAGCCTTAACGCTGATACAGACGTGATACCACCTGGCCGGCAGTTTTTTCTTTCAACAGCTGCCAGTTTTCAGGTAGATGCGCGGCATCAAAGTTCTGCTCCGTTTCCACATAAATAATGGCATCATCGGCTAGTAGTTGCTGTTGTTCGAGATAATCGGCAATTTGCGACGCCAGGCCTTTGTTGAACGGCGGATCGATAAATACCAGATCAAAGCGCTTATCACTTGTCAGCGTCAACATATTTTGATTGCGCACTTCACTGTGGCTGTCGTTCAAGCGAGCAATGTTATCACCAATATTTTTTGCAGCACCGCCTTCCAATTCAACAAAAGTAACGTGCTCAGCCCCTCGGGATAATGCCTCAAACCCCAAACTTCCAGAGCCTGCACAACTATCCAGGCATACCGATTGTGCGACATAAGGCATCAACCAGTTAAACACCGTTTCTTTCACTCGGTCAGTCGTTGGCCGCAAGCCTTCAGCGTTAAGGACCGGTAATTTTCGACCCCGATATTTACCGGCAATAATACGAACCTGTCCGGCTCCTTGAGAAGCAGCGTTTTTTGCTGATGTTTTATTTGCTCGGTTAGTATTTTTTCGGCCTGGCTTTCTCGGTGCCATATTCAATCTACTCTCAGTTTAAATTCAGCCTGTCTGCATCGCTCCATAGCTCTATCTCTGTACGTTTTACACCCTTGTGGTTTTTATACAAACGTTAAGATGTTACTATACTGAGCTTAATTTCAGGCTCAGCTTTTGCGGGGAGCGTCGAAAACAGTACATGTCTTCGGCCACTAATTTTATCCTCGATTGAAGTGAATACCAATGCCTGCATCCATCTAATTGAATATCATCAAGCGTAACTTACATATTATGGCTAAGAAGAAAGGGTTATTTTCCTGGTTTAAAAAGTCTGAAGAGACGACAGAATCACAAATTGAACAACAAACTGAAGTTACGGAAGAGGTAACTGAGGCTGTTGTTGATGACGCACAGGGCAATGATACTGCCGAACATTCTGAATCCCCATCCGAACCGGTTTCTGCAGAAGCTAGTAGTGACGCAACCGAAAGTGAAGAAAACGCTGTTGCCGACCTAGAGGTTGAAGAAAAACAAACCGATGCAGCGCTAGAAACTGAAGCCGCAGAGGAAATTACCGACGTTGAGACAGTCGAAGACGTTGCTGAATCGGAGTCTGCAGACGAGTCGAAAGACGAAGAACAGGTCGTTGTTGAACAGGCCATTGCAGAGCAAGCGGATACAAGCAACAAACCAGGATTTTTCCAGCGTTTAAAATCAGGCTTGAGCAAAACCCGTCAGAACATTGGTAGTGGATTATTCGATTTATTCCGCGACAAGAAAATTGATGATGAGCTGTTTGAAGAGTTGGAAACCCAGTTATTGATGGCCGATGTTGGTGTCGAAACTACCACGAAAATCATTGATTCCCTGACCCAGGCGGCAAGTCGCAGTCAGTTAAAAGACGCCGAAGCCCTTTATGAATTGTTAAAACAGGAACTGCAACAAATTCTCGATGGTGTCGAGGATGTAGAAGCGCCAGCAATTGATGGTCCAAAGGTTATCCTGATGGTTGGCGTCAATGGTGTAGGTAAAACCACAACTATCGGTAAGCTGGCTAAACAGTTTCAGGCTGAGGGCAAATCTGTGATGTTAGCCGCTGGTGATACATTCCGTGCCGCTGCTGTTGAACAACTTCAGGTTTGGGGCGAGCGTAACGATATTCCTGTAGTTGCCCAACACACTGGCGCTGACAGTGCTTCGGTTATTTTCGATGCGTTAAATTCGGCGAAGAGTAGAAATGTCGATGTATTGATTGCAGACACCGCGGGTCGATTGCAAAACAAAGCACACCTGATGGAAGAGCTGAAAAAAGTAGTGCGGGTAATGAAAAAAATCGATGCCGATGCCCCCCATGAAATCATGCTTACCATCGATGCTGGCACCGGTCAGAATGCCTTAAGTCAGACGCAGTTATTCAATGATGCTGTTGGCCTGACATCGCTGGCCGTTACCAAACTTGATGGTACCGCCAAAGGCGGCGTTATCTTTGCTGTTGCCGACAAATTTAAGATCCCAATCAAATACCTTGGTGTTGGTGAAGGTATCGATGACCTTCGTCAATTTAATGCCAAAGACTTTATCGAGGCACTGTTCGAGAAATAGCTTAGATGATAGGCTAGTGATAATTCTTGCAGTCCGACAACAAAAACAATAATCGTCGATGATACATTTTAAGAACGTTAACAAAACATATCCCGGCGGCTTTCAGGCGCTGAAAAATATCAATTTTTCTTTGGAAGCTGGCGAGATGGCCTTTCTTACCGGTCATTCAGGTGCCGGTAAAAGTACCCTGTTAAAATTAATCACTCTGATGGAAAAACCAACCTCAGGGCAAGTTATCATCGACAACAATGATCTAAATAAAGTCACTTACTCTCAGGTTCCTTATGTTCGCCGCAACATAGGTATGATTTTTCAGAATCATAACCTGTTAATGGACAGAACTGTGTTTGATAATGTGGCTCTGCCACTGGTTATTGAGGGTTTAGGTTCCCGTGAGATCCGTAAACGGGTAGACGCTGCGCTAGAAAAAGTCGGACTCAGTTCAAAAGTTAAATGTTATCCCTACATGTTATCCGGGGGTGAACAACAACGAGTCGGTATTGCCCGGGCCATCGTTAACAAACCGCCGATTATCCTTGCCGATGAACCAACCGGTAACTTAGATCCAAAATTATCATTAGATATCATTCGCCTGTTCGAAGATTTTAACGCGGTCGGCGTATGTGTATTGATAGCCACCCATGACCTTGGCTTGATTGCTCGTATGAAGTACCGCAACCTTACTCTCAAGCAGGGTAAAATGATCACTGACGGATTAGCGATTGCCGAGGCTATCTAATGAAAAACAATATCGAAAAAGCCTCTCCATCTCTGATCACCCGTTTACTGGCACCGGTGCAGCAAGGACAGCAATTAATTGCCTCGTTCCATGATTTATGGCGCACGCCAATGGCTTCATTGATGACCATCTTAGTGCTAGGTATCAGCCTTGCCTTACCCGCTACATTGCATTTGTTTAGTAAGAACGCTGAGCGTGTCAGTGCGCAATGGCAGACCGCCGCCGAGATATCGGTATTTTTGAAAATGTCAGTGAATGAGGCCAGTGCTCAAAACCTGGTGCAACGGATAAAACTGTATCCGGAGGTACAACAGGTTCGCTATATTTCCGCCGATGACGCCATGGAGCAATTTAAACAACTCTCTGGTTTTGGCAATGCTCTGGCTTATTTGGATGCTAATCCCTTACCTATCACTTTATTGGTGACTCCGACTCAGCGCCATTCACAGCCAATGGCGGCGAAAGCTTTACTGGAAAAAATTCAGGCAGAAAGAGAAGTACAGCAGGGT is drawn from Thalassotalea sp. PS06 and contains these coding sequences:
- the ftsY gene encoding signal recognition particle-docking protein FtsY gives rise to the protein MAKKKGLFSWFKKSEETTESQIEQQTEVTEEVTEAVVDDAQGNDTAEHSESPSEPVSAEASSDATESEENAVADLEVEEKQTDAALETEAAEEITDVETVEDVAESESADESKDEEQVVVEQAIAEQADTSNKPGFFQRLKSGLSKTRQNIGSGLFDLFRDKKIDDELFEELETQLLMADVGVETTTKIIDSLTQAASRSQLKDAEALYELLKQELQQILDGVEDVEAPAIDGPKVILMVGVNGVGKTTTIGKLAKQFQAEGKSVMLAAGDTFRAAAVEQLQVWGERNDIPVVAQHTGADSASVIFDALNSAKSRNVDVLIADTAGRLQNKAHLMEELKKVVRVMKKIDADAPHEIMLTIDAGTGQNALSQTQLFNDAVGLTSLAVTKLDGTAKGGVIFAVADKFKIPIKYLGVGEGIDDLRQFNAKDFIEALFEK
- the ftsX gene encoding permease-like cell division protein FtsX gives rise to the protein MKNNIEKASPSLITRLLAPVQQGQQLIASFHDLWRTPMASLMTILVLGISLALPATLHLFSKNAERVSAQWQTAAEISVFLKMSVNEASAQNLVQRIKLYPEVQQVRYISADDAMEQFKQLSGFGNALAYLDANPLPITLLVTPTQRHSQPMAAKALLEKIQAEREVQQGKLDVEWLTRLEAIMVLIKDIVFALAALLSFSVVLIIGNTIRLAILNQKDAIAVMKLVGATDGFIQRPYLYTGFWYGVLGGLLASFTVSLLASYLGVAISSLAELYENQFNMQGLNLQELGILLGIAVFLGLLGSYISVRKHIRSIEPNAD
- a CDS encoding YjaG family protein: MPNPEKTKQLTLWQLTAYSAALIERMLPNYQMFSEASEFGDAKLLRNQLDLVWQRLAQPQFKLNFTVQLEKLEEVIPNVEDFDFFGVYPALDTCMAIGSLLQGMQDKDFATLNNVALLSKGSVSYYLELMLAEEQAMENPNADDQIVIQQADVEAHPLMQWEMETQQELLDFALNAKENKESCQRFKSMALSEGMSNLGIEI
- the rsmD gene encoding 16S rRNA (guanine(966)-N(2))-methyltransferase RsmD, which gives rise to MAPRKPGRKNTNRANKTSAKNAASQGAGQVRIIAGKYRGRKLPVLNAEGLRPTTDRVKETVFNWLMPYVAQSVCLDSCAGSGSLGFEALSRGAEHVTFVELEGGAAKNIGDNIARLNDSHSEVRNQNMLTLTSDKRFDLVFIDPPFNKGLASQIADYLEQQQLLADDAIIYVETEQNFDAAHLPENWQLLKEKTAGQVVSRLYQR
- a CDS encoding dodecin; the protein is MTSHHTYKKVELVGSSPNSIEEAIENALEEASKTIRNMNWFEVVETRGHIVDGKVAHYQVTLKVGFRIQYS
- the ftsE gene encoding cell division ATP-binding protein FtsE, coding for MIHFKNVNKTYPGGFQALKNINFSLEAGEMAFLTGHSGAGKSTLLKLITLMEKPTSGQVIIDNNDLNKVTYSQVPYVRRNIGMIFQNHNLLMDRTVFDNVALPLVIEGLGSREIRKRVDAALEKVGLSSKVKCYPYMLSGGEQQRVGIARAIVNKPPIILADEPTGNLDPKLSLDIIRLFEDFNAVGVCVLIATHDLGLIARMKYRNLTLKQGKMITDGLAIAEAI